Within Acidimicrobiia bacterium, the genomic segment CTTCTCGCCACTGAAATTCGCGAGTTCGTAGTCGATGCGGTCAACACGGCTGGCAGTGGACATCTAGGCTCGAACCTAGGTGTCGTTGAGCTGACCTTGGCCCTTCACCGGGTCTTCGACTCACCAAACGACATCATCTTGTGGGACACCGGCCACCTAGCCTATGTCCACAAGGTTTTAACTGGGCGCCAAGAAGGATTTTCAAAGCTGCGCCAAGAAGGCGGCGTATCTGGCTATCCAAGTCGCCATGAATCGCCGCACGACTGGATCGAAAACAGCCACGCCTCCACGGCGCTTAGCTACGCGCATGGCTTGGCCGTTGCGCAAACTCAAGGCAAGCACCACGACCGCAAAATTGTGGCAGTAATTGGCGACGGTGCCATGACCGGCGGCATGGCCTATGAAGGTCTGAACAACCTAGGCCATTCTCAAAGCGACTGCATCATCGTTTTGAACGACAACGGCCGCTCCTATGCGCCCACAGTCTCGTTTCTAACCGACTCGCTAAATAAGCTCCGCACCAATCCCACCTATGTCCGCGAAAGCACACGGCTTGAACGTACCCTCGGCAAGGTCCCCTTTATTGGCGAATTCTTAACGAAGGGTTTCAACGCCACACGCTTCGCAGCCCGAGAAATGTGGGCGGAACCGGTCACATTTTTTGAACAGCTAGGCCTGCGTTACAACGGCCCTATCGATGGCCATGACGTTCGCGAATTGGAGCGTGCTTTGGCTCTAGCGGCCGAACTGGGCGGACCTCAGGTGGTGCATATCGTCACCCAAAAGGGTCGTGGCTATGCGCCTGCTGAAGAAGACGAGATTAAACACCTCCACGACGTCGGCGGAGTGAAGCCGGGCAGTTATACCGCCGCCTTTAGTGAAACGATTGTGAAGCTGGGCGAGGAACACCCCAATTTGGTGGCTCTAACAGCGGCCATGCCCGACTCCACTGGTCTGCTTCCATTTCAGGAACGCTTTGGCGAGCGCATGATCGACGTCGGTATTGCCGAACAACATGCGGTAACGGCGTCTGCTGGCATGGCCATGGGCGGCTTGGTGCCGGTCTTTGCGGTCTATGCCACTTTCTTAGCCCGGGCTATTGACCAGGTGAATCTCGACGTGGCTTTGCATGGTCAGAAAGTAATTTTCTGTCTTGATCGCGCTGGTATCACCGGCGACGATGGCCCCTCACATCATGGGGTGCTCGACATGGTGCTGATGTCTAAGGTGCCCGGAATGACTGTGTTGGCACCCTCGTCGTATCAGGAACTTCAAGTGATGATGCGTGACGCGGTAGAACTTGCCACCGGTCCGGTAGCCATTCGTTATCCGAAAACCGCCGCTCGTAACGTCAACGAATCCGAGTTGGGCAGCGGTTTCCATGCCCGAAAATGGGCACAAGGTACCGACGTCTGCATTCTATCGGTAGGCAAAATGCTCGAAGCCTCGTTAGAAGCCGCAACATTGTTGGCCGATCAAGGTTTAAGCGCCACAGTTTGGGACGTGCGAGCTGTAACCCCCTTAGACCAAGACATGATCGCGAACGCCTTAGAACACCCTCATGTGATTACCGTTGAAGACGGTTACCGCGACGGTGGTGCCGGATCATTAATCGCGGACGCCGTATCAACCATGGCTCTAGATCGAGGGGTGTTGGCACCCCCAGTCTCGGTGCTTGGGGTACCAACTAGTTTCATCCAACAGGCCAAACCCGATGTGATCTTGTCTCGATTGGGTTTAGACGCACCTGGAATTGCCGCTGAGGCCATTCGGGTTCAAAGCGCAGCAGGTTTCAAGGAAGCACCAAGTCGAGCCTAACGTTTCGTTCAGACTTAGTTCGTGTAATACGGGTTCTGACCGGAGTCATGGTCAGTCACGTCGATAATCTCAGTAATTTCGGGAATCGC encodes:
- the dxs gene encoding 1-deoxy-D-xylulose-5-phosphate synthase, with amino-acid sequence MEQMLLERIQTPADLRSLSYTELALLATEIREFVVDAVNTAGSGHLGSNLGVVELTLALHRVFDSPNDIILWDTGHLAYVHKVLTGRQEGFSKLRQEGGVSGYPSRHESPHDWIENSHASTALSYAHGLAVAQTQGKHHDRKIVAVIGDGAMTGGMAYEGLNNLGHSQSDCIIVLNDNGRSYAPTVSFLTDSLNKLRTNPTYVRESTRLERTLGKVPFIGEFLTKGFNATRFAAREMWAEPVTFFEQLGLRYNGPIDGHDVRELERALALAAELGGPQVVHIVTQKGRGYAPAEEDEIKHLHDVGGVKPGSYTAAFSETIVKLGEEHPNLVALTAAMPDSTGLLPFQERFGERMIDVGIAEQHAVTASAGMAMGGLVPVFAVYATFLARAIDQVNLDVALHGQKVIFCLDRAGITGDDGPSHHGVLDMVLMSKVPGMTVLAPSSYQELQVMMRDAVELATGPVAIRYPKTAARNVNESELGSGFHARKWAQGTDVCILSVGKMLEASLEAATLLADQGLSATVWDVRAVTPLDQDMIANALEHPHVITVEDGYRDGGAGSLIADAVSTMALDRGVLAPPVSVLGVPTSFIQQAKPDVILSRLGLDAPGIAAEAIRVQSAAGFKEAPSRA